A portion of the Epinephelus moara isolate mb chromosome 4, YSFRI_EMoa_1.0, whole genome shotgun sequence genome contains these proteins:
- the ints5 gene encoding integrator complex subunit 5 — MLKDQTMSVVFDGSPLKAMQSSHTHTPQTALSAQELSQEIKSFISGVDTVQGRKLSVREHARCAVRLLRSVPACRGAVLEHLRGVYDEHVSAFLHNLETEGDASSSANLEDIIQEVHGVLSEFIRLNPRAWAPLVSAWAVDLLGQLSSKHAGRRVAPHSSSLNELLQLWMSCAATRSLMEAYSQCLAAMLAWCPDACVDALLDTSVQHSPHFDWVVAHIGSAFPGTIISRVLACGLKDFCSHGAKDQGLMVMGVDKGSRVPKIGSVVGILGHLAAHHSDSIRKELLRMFQESLCPSSPLSPTSSSTSWEGSPQLRRAAVPFLLQLAAMSPNLFGAVSAELVELLRPPILLQLQALLQGLPREELDNMLGLAVHLISQSPSGGSRVLRFLADTATPASVIISGPTPSPHEGVREGCDRLLQMLLLHLHKLVFNRSDGAEVNPHHSASFQPQRVIPFLEELQSHVGELCAETLRLERKRHLWLHQLLCLLSVYGGPSVATEALCQLLTQAHNPEELALAWQLHTTLSSCMAGLIPAAVARCVAQIHTHTLGPRQLRQLLLNLAAAIQSQDEERRGAAGAQSSMAIQVGSAVSGHLHDFGPLLLHGDPAVSHAAVRLLSCSPLPRTSSPAHLLLLSRAAVTHFFLALRRRGEAGKVGRDGGQAGEAVNCSVLLLSRFAAYSSLTLKAVLQQLVEGALHKGNAGLFGGQIADMSGAPLPLPSVSPDIGASLLDINCRFGTTVNFSGSVWSVFHAGVIGKGLKVRTETQMPDPSGVMQNIQTLLAVVVQCCSSSGLNGSINGSRPPSDPDEPLPINAEAAKVVAVTLVENVCPDVANGELSWPPEEHARTTVERDIHIRRCFEAHPVLFPLLQVVAAGRPALCYCSAVLRGLLATLLAHWEASREMLSTDSPWHLQASCLLVSCMGEGQLLPPVLANVHEAFPHLTPFEVRLLLLAVWEYVRGNGPMPQKFVFNPEKGLFCRDFSRDGDVARYVAPIHSVLHKNIDRLGHLCWRFQL; from the exons ATGTTAAAGGACCAAACGATGTCTGTGGTGTTTGACGGGAGTCCGCTGAAAGCGATGCAgagctcacacactcacacaccgcaGACTGCCCTGAG CGCCCAGGAACTCTCCCAGGAGATCAAGTCCTTCATTAGTGGCGTTGACACCGTCCAGGGCCGAAAGCTCAGTGTCCGGGAACATGCACGCTGTGCTGTACGCCTGCTGCGCTCGGTCCCGGCCTGTCGGGGGGCGGTGCTGGAGCATCTGAGGGGTGTTTATGATGAGCATGTCTCCGCCTTCCTGCACAACCTGGAGACGGAGGGTGATGCCAGCTCCAGCGCCAACCTGGAGGACATCATACAG GAGGTCCATGGCGTGCTGTCAGAGTTCATCCGTCTCAACCCTCGGGCCTGGGCCCCTCTGGTATCCGCCTGGGCTGTGGACTTGTTGGGCCAGCTGAGCAGTAAGCACGCCGGCCGCAGGGTGGCCCCCCACTCCTCCAGCCTCAATGAGCTGCTCCAACTCTGGATGTCCTGTGCCGCCACCCGATCCCTCATGGAGGCCTACTCCCAGTGTCTGGCTGCTATGCTGGCCTGGTGTCCTGACGCTTGTGTGGATGCACTTTTGGACACTTCAGTCCAGCACTCTCCGCATTTTGACTGGGTGGTGGCTCACATCGGCTCCGCCTTCCCCGGTACTATCATCAGCCGAGTGTTGGCATGTGGACTCAAGGACTTCTGCTCTCACGGCGCTAAGGACCAAGGGCTAATGGTGATGGGAGTGGACAAAGGCAGCAGAGTGCCAAAGATTGGCTCAGTGGTGGGAATCCTCGGACACCTCGCAGCGCACCACTCAGACAGCATCAGGAAGGAGCTGCTCAGGATGTTTCAGGAAAGCCTGTGTCCATCAAGCCCTCTGTCTCCCACCTCATCCTCAACATCTTGGGAGGGTTCCCCTCAACTCCGCCGTGCTGCAGTACCATTTCTGCTACAGCTGGCTGCAATGTCTCCCAACCTCTTTGGTGCGGTGTCTGCGGAGCTGGTGGAGCTGCTGCGTCCTCCTatcctgctccagctgcaggcCTTGCTGCAGGGCCTCCCCAGAGAGGAACTGGATAACATGCTGGGGCTTGCTGTCCACCTTATTAGCCAGAGCCCATCAGGAGGGTCCAGGGTCCTCCGTTTTTTGGCAGACACAGCGACCCCGGCTTCAGTCATCATCTCCGGCCCTACACCCTCCCCTCATGAGGGAGTCAGAGAAGGTTGCGATCGCCTTCTCCAGATGCTGCTTCTGCATCTCCACAAGCTGGTCTTCAACCGCTcagatggagctgaagtcaacCCCCATCACTCTGCTTCctttcagccccagagggtcATCCCCTTCTTGGAGGAGCTGCAGTCTCACGTAGGAGAGCTCTGTGCTGAGACACTAAGACTGGAAAGGAAGCGTCACCTCTGGCTGCACCAGTTACTGTGTCTGCTGTCGGTGTATGGGGGTCCCAGCGTGGCCACTGAGGCCCTCTGCCAGCTGCTCACCCAGGCCCACAACCCAGAGGAGCTGGCTCTGGCCTGGCAGCTCCACACCACGCTCTCCTCTTGCATGGCGGGACTCATTCCTGCTGCTGTAGCTCGCTGTGTGGCCcagatccacacacacactctgggcCCCCGGCAGCTGAGGCAGCTGTTGCTCAATCTGGCCGCAGCCATCCAGAGTCAGGATGAGGAAAGAAGAGGAGCAGCCGGTGCTCAGTCCTCCATGGCCATCCAGGTGGGCTCAGCAGTCTCAGGACACCTCCATGATTTCGGCCCGCTCCTTCTTCACGGTGACCCGGCTGTATCTCATGCTGCAGTGCGCCTCCTGTCCTGCAGCCCGCTCCCTCGCACCTCCTCCCCAGCACACCTGCTCCTGCTCTCTCGCGCTGCCGTTACTCATTTCTTTCTGGCGCTGCGGAGACGAGGGGAAGCAGGGAAAGTGGGGAGAGATGGGGGACAGGCAGGCGAGGCGGTGAACTGCTCAGTCCTGCTCCTGTCCCGTTTCGCGGCATATTCTTCGCTCACCCTCAAAGCGGTGCTTCAGCAGCTGGTTGAAGGAGCGCTGCACAAAGGCAACGCTGGCCTGTTTGGAGGGCAGATCGCAGACATGTCGGGTGCACCTTTGCCTCTGCCATCTGTGTCTCCTGACATCGGAGCCTCTCTGCTGGACATCAACTGTCGGTTCGGTACTACTGTCAACTTTTCTGGGAGCGTTTGGTCTGTGTTTCATGCCGGGGTGATTGGCAAGGGGCTGAAGGTCCGCACTGAGACACAGATGCCTGATCCATCGGGGGTCATGCAG AACATCCAGACTCTGCTGGCTGTCGTAGTCCAgtgctgcagctcctctggTCTTAACGGCTCTATCAACGGCTCACGACCACCATCTGATCCCGATGAGCCGCTGCCCATCAACGCAGAGGCAGCTAAAGTTGTTGCCGTTACGTTGGTAGAGAATGTCTGCCCAGATGTGGCCAATGGTGAGCTGTCCTGGCCCCCAGAGGAGCACGCCCGCACCACGGTGGAGCGAGACATCCACATTCGTCGTTGCTTCGAGGCCCACCCGGTGCTCTTCCCTCTGCTGCAGGTGGTGGCAGCTGGACGCCCGGCTCTCTGCTACTGCTCAGCCGTGCTCAGAGGCCTTCTGGCCACTCTGCTGGCCCACTGGGAGGCGTCACGCGAGATGCTGTCCACAGACTCCCCGTGGCACCTCCAAGCCTCCTGCCTCCTGGTGTCCTGCATGGGAGAGGGTCAGCTCCTGCCTCCTGTGCTAGCCAACGTCCACGAAGCTTTCCCCCACCTCACTCCTTTCGAggtgaggctgctgctgctggctgtgtggGAGTACGTCAGAGGCAACGGGCCCATGCCCCAGAAGTTTGTGTTTAACCCAGAGAAGGGGCTGTTCTGCAGGGATTTCTCACGGGACGGTGACGTGGCGAGATACGTGGCACCGATTCACAGCGTCCTGCATAAAAACATTGACAGACTGGGACACCTGTGCTGGCGGTTCCAGCTCTAA
- the LOC126389213 gene encoding phospholipase A and acyltransferase 3-like produces the protein MAPTLYDEKPELGDLIEIFRGSYQHWAVYVGDGCIVHLAPPFEVPGAGANSMMSVLTEKAMVKKEELWDVVGTNQWKINNGLDKEYRPRPARVIVRKACALVGSELPYCVFRGNCEHFANELRYGKAESRQVRKAGETVTVAGVAAVVGLGIVALAGALFGGSKKENKNTQ, from the exons ATGGCCCCGACACTG TATGATGAGAAACCAGAGCTCGGGGACTTGATTGAGATCTTCCGGGGCTCCTATCAGCACTGGGCTGTGTATGTTGGTGATGGCTGCATTGTCCACTTGGCACCACCCT TTGAGGTTCCGGGCGCAGGCGCCAACAGTATGATGTCTGTCCTGACTGAGAAGGCCATGGTGAAGAAAGAGGAGCTGTGGGATGTGGTGGGAACCAACCAGTGGAAAATCAACAACGGCCTGGACAAGGAGTACAGGCCCCGCCCTGCTCGCGTCATTGTGAGGAAGGCCTGTGCGCTGGTGGGCAGTGAGCTGCCGTACTGCGTCTTCAGGGGGAACTGTGAGCACTTTGCAAACGAGCTGCGCTACGGAAAAGCAGAGTCACGGCAG GTGCGTAAAGCAGGAGAAACCGTCACGGTGGCGGGCGTGGCCGCAGTGGTGGGTCTGGGTATCGTGGCTCTGGCAGGAGCTCTGTTTGGaggcagcaagaaagaaaacaagaacacgCAGTGA